A genomic stretch from Cellulomonas sp. KRMCY2 includes:
- a CDS encoding Gfo/Idh/MocA family protein, translating into MTSAVGSAGNDIGGAGGPARYAVVGNGWRAGFYLRLARTFPERLQVTSVVTPKAETGLAAERQWGLPSVRTIRDAITGDRPDFVVAAVPWSATPRVIREAVAADVPVLSETPPAADVPGLLELWSQVGGSGLVQVAEQYPLYPGHAARIQLIKNGLLGTVSNVQVSSTHQYHAIALMRAMLGVGFENAAVTAHRSEFPLVSPIGRDSWTKDLTPLPAWNLLSHLDFGAGRTGLYDFTDNQWHNELRSNRILVRGSLGELVTDHVVHVRDELTVLESDLVRRQLGVDMNFEGFDLDHITFEGDVVYRNAWQGGRLADDEIAVASVLERMGAWVRGEGPAPYPLAEGCQDHMLALAMDESLAVGATVRTTRQPWAS; encoded by the coding sequence GTGACGAGTGCAGTGGGCAGTGCTGGGAACGACATCGGCGGCGCCGGGGGACCGGCCCGGTACGCGGTGGTGGGCAACGGCTGGCGGGCGGGGTTCTACCTACGGCTCGCGAGGACCTTCCCCGAGCGGCTGCAGGTGACGTCCGTCGTGACCCCGAAGGCCGAGACGGGCCTGGCGGCCGAGCGGCAGTGGGGCCTGCCGTCCGTGCGCACCATCAGGGATGCGATCACTGGCGACCGGCCTGACTTCGTGGTCGCCGCGGTGCCGTGGTCGGCGACGCCGCGGGTGATCAGGGAGGCCGTGGCCGCCGACGTCCCCGTCCTGAGCGAGACGCCCCCGGCCGCCGACGTCCCGGGCCTGCTGGAGCTGTGGTCCCAGGTCGGCGGATCGGGACTCGTCCAGGTCGCCGAGCAGTACCCGCTGTACCCGGGGCACGCGGCCCGGATCCAGCTCATCAAGAACGGGCTCCTCGGCACGGTCAGCAACGTCCAGGTCTCCTCGACGCACCAGTACCACGCGATCGCGCTGATGCGCGCGATGCTCGGCGTGGGCTTCGAGAACGCCGCCGTGACGGCGCACCGCAGCGAGTTCCCGCTCGTCAGCCCCATCGGCCGGGACAGCTGGACCAAGGACCTCACGCCGCTGCCGGCGTGGAACCTCCTGTCCCACCTCGACTTCGGTGCCGGTCGGACCGGGCTGTACGACTTCACCGACAACCAGTGGCACAACGAGCTCCGCAGCAACCGCATCCTCGTCCGCGGCAGCCTCGGCGAGCTGGTGACCGATCACGTCGTGCACGTGCGGGACGAGCTCACCGTGCTGGAGTCCGACCTCGTGCGTCGCCAGCTGGGCGTCGACATGAACTTCGAGGGCTTCGACCTGGACCACATCACGTTCGAGGGCGACGTCGTGTACCGCAACGCCTGGCAGGGCGGCCGGCTCGCCGACGACGAGATCGCCGTCGCGTCCGTGCTCGAGCGGATGGGCGCCTGGGTCCGCGGCGAGGGCCCGGCGCCCTACCCCCTCGCGGAGGGGTGCCAGGACCACATGCTCGCCCTGGCGATGGACGAGTCGCTCGCCGTCGGGGCCACCGTGCGCACCACGCGTCAGCCCTGGGCCTCCTGA
- a CDS encoding VOC family protein produces MAIHNVLINVSDVARSADFYARLLGGQQLGAATADGAVLDFVTATIELRRVDGAVPSTWHEDDQHLGFRHVGFKVAQVDPLVAELRLAGVPFRLEPVDAVGGVRIAFFFDPDGTVLEVVEGNLQYHDVVDRDAVAAERATATPSRPRFDHVGVTIRDLAATADLYRPLGFQNIGTLFFQDDPRGFRIDYLKGGGSVIEVFSFDVEVFPVPPLTDALGFLAVELEGDATALPQLSTVGTVAGRTVYADANDFAVMVGR; encoded by the coding sequence ATGGCGATCCACAACGTCCTGATCAATGTCTCGGATGTCGCCCGATCCGCCGACTTCTACGCGCGCCTCCTCGGCGGGCAGCAGCTCGGGGCGGCGACGGCCGACGGCGCCGTGCTCGACTTCGTGACCGCGACGATCGAGCTCCGGCGGGTCGACGGCGCGGTGCCGTCCACCTGGCACGAGGACGACCAGCACCTCGGCTTCCGGCACGTGGGCTTCAAGGTGGCGCAGGTCGACCCCCTCGTGGCCGAGCTGAGGCTCGCGGGGGTTCCGTTCCGCCTCGAGCCGGTCGACGCGGTCGGCGGCGTCCGGATCGCCTTCTTCTTCGACCCCGACGGCACGGTGCTGGAGGTCGTCGAGGGCAACCTTCAGTACCACGACGTCGTGGACCGGGACGCCGTCGCGGCCGAGCGCGCGACGGCGACGCCGTCGCGCCCGCGCTTCGACCACGTGGGGGTCACCATCCGCGACCTGGCCGCGACCGCCGACCTGTACCGGCCCCTCGGCTTCCAGAACATCGGCACGCTGTTCTTCCAGGACGACCCGCGCGGGTTCCGGATCGACTACCTCAAGGGTGGTGGGTCGGTCATCGAGGTCTTCAGCTTCGACGTCGAGGTCTTCCCGGTACCGCCGCTCACCGACGCGCTCGGCTTTCTCGCCGTCGAGCTCGAGGGCGATGCGACGGCGCTGCCGCAGCTGTCGACGGTCGGCACCGTCGCCGGCCGGACGGTGTACGCGGACGCGAACGACTTCGCGGTCATGGTCGGGCGGTAG
- a CDS encoding aldo/keto reductase, whose translation MPEAFGYAVAEDDAIDLVTAVLASPIRVIDTSNGYSDGQSERRIGAGIARAGGLPDDFLVVTKVDARDADYSGARVRESVRESKERLGLDTLPLVHLHDPEFHDFGDLTAPGGAVETLVQLRDEGEIGHIGVAGGDVHVMSRYLDLGVFEAMLVHSRWTIVDRSAGELIERAAASGVGVINAAVYGGGILADPSGGSTRYGYRPASAATLDAIVRMSELCSRWDTDLPTAALQFSLRDPRVGLTVVGISKRRRLDGLLEAARVDLAQEFWDELETLVPAPQHWLDAR comes from the coding sequence ATGCCGGAGGCCTTCGGCTACGCCGTCGCCGAGGACGACGCGATCGACCTCGTCACGGCCGTGCTGGCGAGCCCGATCAGGGTGATCGACACCTCGAACGGCTACTCGGACGGGCAGAGCGAGCGCCGGATCGGTGCCGGCATCGCGCGCGCCGGCGGCCTCCCGGACGACTTCCTCGTCGTGACCAAGGTCGATGCGCGCGACGCGGACTACTCCGGTGCGCGGGTGCGGGAGTCGGTCCGGGAGAGCAAGGAGCGGCTGGGCCTCGACACCCTGCCCCTGGTGCACCTGCACGACCCGGAGTTCCACGACTTCGGCGACCTGACGGCACCCGGGGGTGCGGTCGAGACGCTCGTGCAGCTCCGGGACGAGGGCGAGATCGGCCACATCGGCGTCGCCGGCGGTGACGTGCACGTGATGTCCCGCTACCTCGACCTCGGCGTCTTCGAGGCGATGCTCGTGCACAGCCGGTGGACGATCGTCGACCGCAGCGCGGGAGAGCTCATCGAACGGGCCGCCGCGAGCGGGGTGGGCGTCATCAACGCCGCGGTCTACGGCGGAGGCATCCTCGCCGATCCTTCGGGCGGCTCGACCCGGTACGGGTACCGACCGGCGTCGGCGGCGACCCTGGACGCGATCGTCCGGATGAGCGAGCTCTGTTCCCGCTGGGACACCGACCTGCCGACCGCGGCGCTGCAGTTCTCGCTGCGCGACCCTCGGGTGGGTCTCACCGTCGTCGGGATCAGCAAGAGGCGTCGCCTCGACGGCCTGCTCGAGGCCGCCCGGGTCGATCTCGCCCAGGAGTTCTGGGACGAGCTCGAGACCCTGGTCCCCGCACCGCAGCACTGGCTCGATGCCCGGTAG
- a CDS encoding GH1 family beta-glucosidase — protein MSFDRRDFPADFAWGTATASYQIEGATDVDGRGPSIWDAFTRVPGAIADGRTGDLADDHYRRFREDVAIMADLGVNAYRFSIAWPRIQADGTGPVNPAGIGFYRELSEALLERGITPYATLYHWDLPGALEDRGGWLERDTAERFGDYSGLVATELGDVITHWITLNEPWCSAFLGYASGVHAPGKRLGSLSSHAAHHLLLGHGRAVPAIRAAQPDATVGVTLNLYSMRAATDSAADRDGARRIDGLTNRIFLEPILAGHYPPDVITDLGEGEWFDRNPAADAADIAAPIDFLGINYYSRHTVAAPPLGSSVTGAAAGLTYPGSEGLQLVDTGADRTQMGWPIHPEGMLDVLELAHAYRPDLPLYITENGSAYPDAMVDGEVEDEDRRRYLEQHVMACAAALHKGIPLKGYFVWTLADNFEWAWGYSRRFGLVHVDYSTQKRTIKRSGRWFAAFLGGPAGGAG, from the coding sequence ATGAGCTTCGACCGCAGGGACTTCCCGGCGGACTTCGCCTGGGGCACGGCCACCGCGTCGTACCAGATCGAGGGCGCCACCGACGTCGACGGCCGCGGGCCGAGCATCTGGGACGCCTTCACGCGCGTGCCCGGCGCGATCGCCGACGGTCGCACCGGCGACCTCGCCGACGACCACTACCGCCGCTTCCGCGAGGACGTCGCGATCATGGCGGACCTCGGCGTCAACGCCTACCGCTTCTCCATCGCGTGGCCGCGGATCCAGGCGGACGGTACCGGCCCGGTGAACCCCGCGGGCATCGGCTTCTACCGTGAGCTCTCCGAGGCGCTGCTCGAGCGGGGGATCACGCCGTACGCGACCCTCTACCACTGGGACCTCCCCGGAGCGCTGGAGGACCGGGGTGGCTGGCTCGAGCGGGACACCGCTGAGCGCTTCGGCGACTACTCCGGTCTCGTGGCCACCGAGCTGGGCGACGTCATCACGCACTGGATCACGCTCAACGAACCGTGGTGCTCGGCCTTCCTCGGCTACGCCTCCGGCGTCCACGCGCCGGGCAAGCGGCTCGGTTCGCTGTCGAGCCACGCAGCCCACCACCTGCTGCTGGGGCACGGGCGCGCGGTACCGGCCATCCGCGCCGCACAGCCGGACGCGACCGTCGGCGTGACGCTGAACCTGTACTCGATGCGGGCGGCGACCGACAGCGCGGCGGACCGGGACGGGGCCCGACGGATCGACGGGCTCACCAACCGGATATTCCTTGAGCCGATCCTTGCCGGGCACTACCCGCCGGACGTCATCACCGACCTCGGCGAAGGGGAGTGGTTCGACCGGAACCCGGCCGCGGACGCCGCCGACATCGCCGCGCCGATCGACTTCCTCGGGATCAACTACTACAGCCGGCACACGGTCGCCGCTCCGCCGCTCGGTTCGTCGGTGACGGGTGCGGCGGCCGGCCTGACGTACCCGGGCAGCGAGGGTCTGCAGCTCGTCGACACGGGCGCGGACCGCACCCAGATGGGCTGGCCCATCCACCCGGAGGGCATGCTCGACGTCCTCGAGCTCGCCCACGCGTACCGGCCGGACCTTCCGCTGTACATCACCGAGAACGGCTCGGCCTATCCGGACGCGATGGTCGACGGCGAGGTCGAGGACGAGGACCGTCGCCGGTACCTCGAGCAGCACGTGATGGCCTGCGCGGCCGCCCTCCACAAGGGGATCCCGCTCAAGGGGTACTTCGTCTGGACGCTCGCGGACAACTTCGAGTGGGCGTGGGGCTACTCCCGCAGGTTCGGTCTCGTGCATGTCGACTACTCGACGCAGAAGCGCACGATCAAGCGCAGCGGCAGATGGTTCGCGGCGTTCCTCGGTGGACCGGCAGGTGGTGCGGGCTGA
- a CDS encoding Gfo/Idh/MocA family protein translates to MPESTPATMTFGGARRRSTSGLRSGIVGLGFIGEVHARAVRASGGTLAAVADSSATDVEDLARQLGATRGAASAEELVTSPDVDVVHICTPNHLHAPLVRMALGAGKHVICEKPLATSRADAAELVELARAAGVVAAVPFIYRYYPTVRESRARVASGASGPIHLIHGSYLQDWLSTAKDQNWRVDPTLGGASRTFADIGVHWCDLVEFATGHRITALAARLITAVPERANGAGVPAATQRVATEDAATLVFETDQGAIGSLVVSQVTPGRKNRLWFSLDGADTSMAFDQELPESLWVGSRASTTLVQRGSSDMSQDAQRLSVLPAGHPQGYQECFNGFVADVYAAVAGEAPEGMPRFEDGLRAAELTEAVLASAAARSWVETSR, encoded by the coding sequence ATGCCCGAATCGACTCCAGCCACCATGACGTTCGGCGGTGCTCGACGAAGGTCGACCTCCGGGCTGCGGTCCGGGATCGTCGGGCTCGGTTTCATCGGCGAGGTCCACGCGCGGGCGGTGCGCGCGTCCGGCGGGACCCTGGCCGCGGTCGCCGACTCGTCGGCGACGGACGTCGAGGACCTGGCACGCCAGCTCGGGGCCACCCGGGGTGCCGCGTCAGCCGAGGAGCTCGTGACCTCGCCCGATGTCGACGTCGTGCACATCTGCACGCCGAACCACCTGCACGCCCCGTTGGTCCGGATGGCGCTCGGCGCCGGCAAGCACGTCATCTGCGAGAAGCCGCTCGCCACGAGCAGGGCGGACGCCGCCGAGCTCGTGGAGCTGGCGCGCGCGGCCGGCGTCGTCGCAGCCGTGCCGTTCATCTACCGGTACTACCCGACGGTCCGGGAGTCGCGGGCGCGCGTCGCGAGCGGCGCGAGCGGTCCGATCCATCTGATCCACGGCTCGTACCTTCAGGACTGGCTCTCGACCGCCAAGGACCAGAACTGGCGCGTCGACCCGACCCTCGGCGGCGCGTCGCGCACCTTCGCCGACATCGGGGTCCACTGGTGCGACCTCGTGGAGTTCGCGACCGGGCACCGGATCACAGCGCTCGCGGCCCGCCTCATCACCGCCGTGCCCGAGCGGGCCAACGGTGCGGGCGTCCCGGCAGCGACGCAGCGGGTGGCCACCGAGGACGCTGCGACGCTCGTCTTCGAGACCGACCAGGGAGCCATCGGCTCGCTGGTGGTCAGCCAGGTCACGCCCGGACGCAAGAACCGGCTCTGGTTCTCGCTCGACGGCGCCGACACGTCCATGGCATTCGACCAGGAGCTCCCCGAGAGCCTGTGGGTCGGCAGCCGTGCGAGCACGACGCTCGTCCAGCGCGGTTCGAGCGACATGTCGCAGGACGCGCAGCGGCTGTCGGTCCTGCCTGCGGGCCACCCGCAGGGGTACCAGGAGTGCTTCAACGGGTTCGTCGCCGACGTCTACGCTGCGGTCGCGGGTGAGGCGCCCGAGGGGATGCCCCGCTTCGAGGACGGCCTGCGTGCGGCGGAGCTCACCGAGGCCGTCCTGGCGTCGGCGGCTGCACGGTCCTGGGTGGAGACCTCCAGGTAG